From Antennarius striatus isolate MH-2024 chromosome 14, ASM4005453v1, whole genome shotgun sequence, the proteins below share one genomic window:
- the stmnd1 gene encoding uncharacterized protein stmnd1: MGCCFSTNTAVRPLKPEEPDGDELETGSKPDGRGDSAVSKVTTDSGVVMDVRETPVLPGGASRKLPPLSCVRESETDRFTQDGTRPKSSQILEELLNEGIIPVGQRGSTTGESFSIMLDDREAVRRRPPARLESLKANKTQSFSREQFDEKMRLADERRKLKEDELKTRLRTKSARVRGPVAPTFASSTDVDEHVALTPVEPILHPLAPAHLDPPFHSQNEREEAEGEERPRETTGDIMKGREEAGGAERSEEEEEGGKSGEDVRECADEAREADDGEEEELTQVEELKEDQLLAAPGELENDSSFQENRDEIF, translated from the exons ATGGGATGCTGCTTCTCCACCAACACCGCGGTCCGACCGCTGAAGCCCGAGGAGCCGGACGGAGACGAG ttggagacaggaagtaaaccCGATGGTCGTGGAGATTCTGCTGTGTCAAAGGTCACCACCGACAGCGGCGTGGTGATGGACGTCAGAGAGACTCCGGTGCTACCAGGAGGAGCGTCCAGGAAGCTCCCTCCTCTGAGTTGTGTGAGAGAAAGTGAGACGGACAGGTTTACACAagatg GCACGCGACCAAAGTCCAGCCAgatcctggaggagctgctaAACGAGGGCATCATCCCAGTGGGACAGAGGGGCAGCACCACTGGAGAATCCTTTAGCATCATG ttGGATGACAGAGAGGCTGTCAGGCGAAGACCTCCTGCAAGGCTGGAGTCCCTGAAGGCCAACAAGACGCAGAGTTTCAGCAGAGAACAGTTTGATGAGAAGATGAGACTCGCTGATGAACGACGGAAG TTAAAGGAAGATGAACTAAAGACCCGTTTGAGGACCAAGTCCGCCCGTGTTCGTGGCCCCGTGGCCCCTACCTTTGCCTCCAGCACAGATGTGGACGAACATGTGGCCCTCACCCCTGTGGAGCCAATCCTCCACCCTCTGGCCCCGGCGCACCTAGATCCACCGTTTCACAGTCAGAACGAACGCGAGGAGGCCGAGGGTGAAGAGCGCCCGAGAGAGACTACAGGTGACATCATGAAAGGGAGGGAAGAAGCGGGCGGGGCAGAGAGGagcgaagaggaagaggagggaggaaagagtGGAGAAGACGTCAGGGAATGTGCAGATGAAGCGAGGGAGGCTGATgatggggaggaggaagagctgacGCAGGTGGAGGAGCTCAAGGAGGATCAGCTCCTCGCCGCCCCAGGGGAACTGGAGAACGATTCTAGCTTTCAAGAGAACAGAGATgagatattttaa